The Mustelus asterias chromosome 18, sMusAst1.hap1.1, whole genome shotgun sequence genome has a window encoding:
- the eif5 gene encoding eukaryotic translation initiation factor 5, protein MAVNVNRSVSDQFYRYKMPRLIAKVEGKGNGIKTVIVNMVDVAKALNRPPTYPTKFFGCELGAQTQFDSKNDRYIVNGSHEANKLQDMLDGFIRKFVLCNECENPETDLHVNPKKQTIGISCKACGYRGMLDTRHKLCTFILKNPPENGDGGSAKKEKEKRNKKGKDKENGSVSNSESSTHNEFDAPDAVDGEDDDEDWCEETTEEAQRRRMGEISEHAKNLTLSDDLGKTLEERVNLFYNFVKKKKEEGNIDAADKDLRSEAERLDVIAMGPLILSELLFDENIREQIKKYKRHFLRFCHGNKKAQKYLLGGFECLVKIHRDQLLPRVPHVLKELYDADLLEEEVILAWAEKVSKKYVPKELAKEIHAKADPFIKWLKEAEEESEEEEEEDEEDDADKEVEVVYDSSARELKVETVKPIKTKEEEDIDIDAI, encoded by the exons ATGGCTGTCAACGTCAACCGCAGTGTTTCTGACCAATTCTATCGGTACAAAATGCCCCGTCTGATTGCAAAG gtcgagggcaaagggaatggaataaagACAGTAATAGTCAACATGGTTGATGTTGCCAAGGCGCTTAATCGGCCTCCAACGT ATCCCACCAAGTTTTTTGGTTGTGAGCTGGGAGCTCAGACCCAGTTTGATTCAAAGAATGACCGTTATATTGTGAATGGATCTCATGAGGCGAATAAGCTGCAAGACATGCTTGATGGATTCATTAGGAAATTTGTCCTTTGTAATGAGTGTGAGAATCCTGAAACTGACCTG CATGTCAATCCAAAGAAACAAACCATTGGTATTTCCTGTAAAGCCTGTGGATACCGAGGCATGCTTGATACGCGTCACAAGCTCTGCACATTCATTCTTAAAAATCCACCTG AAAATGGAGATGGTGGTTCAGccaagaaagaaaaggaaaagagaaacaagaaggGCAAAGACAAAGAGAATGGATCAGTATCTAATTCAGAATCATCCACCCACAATGAGTTTGATGCTCCAGATGCAGTG GATGGTGAAGATGATGATGAAGACTGGTGCGAAGAAACCACAGAGGAAGCCCAGCGACGTCGAATGGGTGAAATTAGCGAGCATGCCAAAAATTTGACACTCAGTGATGACCTGGGGAAAACTTTGGAGGAAAGAGTCAACTTATTCTACAACTTTGTCAAG AAAAAGAAAGAAGAGGGCAATATTGACGCCGCTGATAAAGACCTTCGATCAGAAGCTGAAAGGCTAGATGTAATAGCTATGGGCCCCCTCATATTAAGTGAACTGCTTTTTGATGAGAACATAAGGGAGCAGATCAAGAAATATAAACGACACTTTCTGCGT TTCTGCCATGGTAATAAAAAGGCTCAAAAGTATTTACTTGGTGGCTTTGAATGCCTGGTGAAAATACATCGGGATCAACTGCTTCCCAGAGTTCCACACGTTCTGAAGGAGCTATATGATGCTGATCTCCTAGAAGAAGAGGTCATCCTTGCTTGGGCTGAAAAA GTATCTAAGAAGTATGTCCCAAAGGAACTTGCCAAAGAGATACATGCAAAAGCAGATCCATTTATTAAGTGGTTAAAAGAAGCTGAAGAggaatctgaggaggaggaggaggaagatgaagaagatgatgcagATAAGGAAGTGGAG GTGGTCTACGACAGCTCTGCAAGGGAACTGAAAGTGGAAACTGTGAAACCCATTAAGACAAAAGAGGAAGAAGATATAGATATTGATGCTATTTGA